A window of Clostridioides sp. ES-S-0010-02 genomic DNA:
CATTTCTGCTATTCCAAATAAGACTGCTACTATTAACCATATCAACTTCATACTATCTACCCTCTTTTCATATGAATTATCAAACACTATATAAATCATATTCTTTATACAATATATTTGAATATGATTTTAAACAATCAACCAAAAACCAATAAAATAAGTCAATTTGAGATTAATTTAATAGTATTATATCAGCATACTTTGTTAAAGTTGTTACAAAGTAGTATCAAATATTAGTAATTAAATAATCAAAAACTTGTTCATTGTTAACGAAATGTTACTTATTAAATCTGTTGCATTTACTGTATACATACTTTTTCCTAACTTATCTCCTATATAACCATGTACATATGCTCCACTCACTGTAGCTTCAAGTATATCCATACCTTGACCTACAAAAGAAGTAATCATACCAAGTAAACAGTCTCCCATTCCACCAGTTGCCATACAACTATTTCCTGTAGGATTTATATATGTTTCTTTACCATCTGTTATGATAGTTTGATATCCTTTTAAAAGGACAACTACATTGTATTTTTGAGCAAATTCTTTTGCGACATCTACTCTATGTTCTCTTATATACCCAATTGAGTCACCTGTCAACCTGGCCATTTCTCCCAGATGTGGAGTAATTACAAACTTATTTTTCCACTCTAAAAACTTATAGCATCTATCCTTCATAACATTTAATCCATCTGCATCCAATATTATTGGACAACTAGAGTTTTCTACTACTCTAAGTAATCTCTCAAAAGTTTTGTGATTATCTCCCATTCCTGGACCAAAACCAATTGCATTGCTAGAGCTCAATAGTTTATCAACTCTCTCTTCTTCAAAATTTACAGTCATTGCTTCAGTGAGTCTAATAGATACTTTTTCTTGTACATCTTTACTACTAATCAAAGTTACAAGACCACTTCCACTTTTAACAGCAGATTCAGTTGCTATGAAACTAGCCCCATAAAATCCTTTTGAGCCTGCAACTATAGATACTTTTCCAAAATCACTTTTAAATCCATTCTTATCTCTTCTTCTAATATTATTTTTTACAAAACTCTCATCAGTTATGAATTCATCATTATGGTATTTTCTTGTAATAAAATCTGGAATACCTATTTTTTCTACAATTACATCCCCAATAAGTGAGTTTACATCATAATTTAAAAAACCTCTTTTATAAAACTCAAAACTAATTGTTTTTTTTGCTTTAATACAAATTCCAAGTATACTTCCTTTGTCACTATCTATACCAGATGGTATATCTATAGAATATGTATTTTTGCTGTTATCATTTACTATATCAATTACTTCTTTAAAAATACCAGTTATTTCTCTCTTTAGTCCTGTTCCAAATATTGCATCTATTACAACATCACTTTTAGATACTGCTTCCTTAAACATTGTTAAATTTTTATTTTTAATTATACTCTGTTTTTCTGTTTCAATAATTTTATCTACTTTATTTTTATTTATATAGTCATTATATTCCTCGCTTAAATCATTTTTATCAATATTTATAATATTAATCCCCATATTTAAAAGTATATTATAATTGATTTTAGAACATTCACTTAGTTTCTTGATATTACCAATTAAAAAGACATTTACATTTTTTTCTTTTAGCTTTAAATGTCTTGCTATTCCAAGACCATCTCCACCATTATTTCCAACACCACATACAATTGTATAATCATTATATATATCTATATCCATGTTTCTCATTGCAGATATTACTGCATTTTCCATCAATACAATCATTGGAATTCCCAATTCTTCTACGCATGCATTATCAACACTTCTACTTAAATTCGCTGTACCTATCAACACATATCATCACTCCTATAAAATTAAATACTTCCTAAAATATTTAAATAAAAACATATAAATATCTACTGAAGTCTTTTTAATCTTGTAAACATCTTGAATAAAAACATCAAAAATAAGATTCCTAAAAATAATTAAAAAAATAATAAAAATTCTGAATTGAAATAATCATTCAATTTATTATATCATATAATTTTGGTCATTATATTACTTCAAAATCTATTTTCATTAATTCTATAAAAAGTTTACCTTTTGCTCAATTTGTTTCTAAAATCCAAATGAATTTTAATTTTTATTTATAAATTAAAATTTAAGAAAACTACCCAATCCTATACATAAAACTTTTTTTATTCGAACTCAATTTTCTGACAATTTAATAATTTTTCAAAATTTATTGTTGACTTTTATTTTTTACTGTATTAAACTAATTACTATACAAAATATAAAACAAAATTTTCAAAATTATTAAATTAAAAGGAGAGGTAAATATGAAGACTTTATTAAACAAACAAGTACGATTTTTTAGTAGCCAATTTAGTTAGGGTTTGTAGCTAAGTTAAGACAAATTGTCATAACATAGATACAGACCCCTTAGGATTACCATTTTTAAGGATTGTATCTATGTTGGCTATAGTGATTGTTGTTAAAGTTTTTATTTTATCATCATATTATAGAGAGCCACATGGATTATACTGTGTGGCTCATTCGTGTTTTTGCCATACAGTTATATGTACTGTGTGGTTTTTTTATATCCAAAATTTAATTTTCAATTATATTTAAAAAATTATTTTAAAATATTTTCAAAGGG
This region includes:
- a CDS encoding NAD(P)H-hydrate dehydratase, coding for MLIGTANLSRSVDNACVEELGIPMIVLMENAVISAMRNMDIDIYNDYTIVCGVGNNGGDGLGIARHLKLKEKNVNVFLIGNIKKLSECSKINYNILLNMGINIINIDKNDLSEEYNDYINKNKVDKIIETEKQSIIKNKNLTMFKEAVSKSDVVIDAIFGTGLKREITGIFKEVIDIVNDNSKNTYSIDIPSGIDSDKGSILGICIKAKKTISFEFYKRGFLNYDVNSLIGDVIVEKIGIPDFITRKYHNDEFITDESFVKNNIRRRDKNGFKSDFGKVSIVAGSKGFYGASFIATESAVKSGSGLVTLISSKDVQEKVSIRLTEAMTVNFEEERVDKLLSSSNAIGFGPGMGDNHKTFERLLRVVENSSCPIILDADGLNVMKDRCYKFLEWKNKFVITPHLGEMARLTGDSIGYIREHRVDVAKEFAQKYNVVVLLKGYQTIITDGKETYINPTGNSCMATGGMGDCLLGMITSFVGQGMDILEATVSGAYVHGYIGDKLGKSMYTVNATDLISNISLTMNKFLII